One window of the Alkalilimnicola sp. S0819 genome contains the following:
- a CDS encoding ArsR/SmtB family transcription factor, with protein MKMRDAVRALGALSQCSRLSVFRLLVATGPEGLCAGDIARRLELAPATLSFHLKELTHADLVTSRQQGRYVIYSPRLDVMNALLGYLTENCCGNRPALCRPAPCPDEEPTA; from the coding sequence ATGAAAATGAGAGACGCCGTACGCGCCCTGGGCGCCCTGTCCCAATGCTCACGCCTGAGCGTGTTCCGCCTGCTGGTGGCGACGGGGCCCGAGGGGCTGTGTGCCGGCGATATCGCCCGGCGCCTGGAGCTGGCACCGGCGACCCTGTCCTTCCATCTGAAGGAGCTCACCCATGCGGATCTGGTGACTTCCCGCCAGCAAGGCCGCTATGTGATCTACAGCCCGCGGCTGGACGTGATGAACGCGCTGCTGGGCTATCTGACCGAGAACTGCTGCGGGAACCGGCCGGCTCTGTGCCGGCCCGCCCCCTGCCCCGACGAGGAGCCCACCGCGTGA
- a CDS encoding arsenate reductase ArsC, producing MSEKLKVLFLCTGNACRSQISEGWARALKSDVLEAWSAGVAPHGVDPRAVRVMAEAGVDLAGHHSKHVDELLAIPFDYVVTVCDAAAESCPIFPGPARRVHRGFQDPPRLARDAATEEEALGHYRRVRDEIRAYIETLPESLGQS from the coding sequence GTGAGCGAGAAGCTGAAGGTATTGTTTCTGTGCACCGGCAATGCCTGCCGCAGCCAGATCAGCGAGGGCTGGGCCCGCGCGCTGAAAAGCGACGTGCTGGAAGCCTGGTCCGCCGGTGTAGCACCCCACGGTGTGGATCCGCGGGCCGTGCGGGTAATGGCCGAGGCGGGGGTGGACCTCGCCGGTCACCATTCCAAGCACGTGGACGAGCTGCTGGCTATCCCGTTCGACTATGTGGTGACTGTGTGCGATGCGGCCGCGGAGAGCTGCCCCATCTTCCCCGGTCCAGCCCGACGGGTGCACCGCGGCTTTCAAGATCCGCCCCGTCTGGCCCGTGATGCCGCCACCGAGGAGGAGGCGCTGGGTCATTACCGCCGCGTGCGCGACGAGATCCGCGCCTACATTGAAACCCTGCCGGAGTCCCTTGGACAATCATGA
- the arsH gene encoding arsenical resistance protein ArsH, translating to MSVPELTDPDGLPQLEDEYVEAAFPGGFDLCAQLDHAPRILLLYGSLREQSYSRYLVEEAARLLRRFGAETRIFDPRGLPLPDPSQSEHPKVRELRELSLWSEGQVWCSPELHGAMSGVLKSQIDWIPLALGSIRPTQGRTLAVMQVSGGSQSFNAVNGMRVLGRWMRMITIPNQSSVPKVWQEFDEQGRMKRSALYDRVVDVMEELVKFTVLTREHADYLVNRYSERREQGEAASAAVRDILARASD from the coding sequence ATGAGTGTGCCCGAATTGACCGATCCTGACGGCCTGCCCCAGTTGGAAGACGAGTATGTGGAAGCCGCCTTCCCGGGCGGCTTCGACCTGTGCGCCCAGCTCGATCATGCGCCGCGTATCCTGCTGCTGTACGGTTCGCTGCGCGAGCAATCCTATAGCCGTTATCTGGTGGAGGAGGCGGCGCGGCTGCTGCGCCGCTTCGGTGCCGAGACCCGTATCTTCGATCCCCGGGGGCTGCCGCTGCCGGATCCGTCGCAGAGCGAGCACCCCAAGGTGCGGGAGCTGCGCGAGCTCTCCCTGTGGTCGGAAGGGCAGGTGTGGTGCAGCCCGGAGCTGCATGGCGCCATGAGCGGCGTGTTGAAGAGCCAGATCGATTGGATACCACTCGCCCTGGGCAGCATACGCCCCACCCAGGGGCGCACCCTGGCGGTGATGCAGGTCAGTGGGGGCTCCCAGTCCTTCAATGCGGTCAACGGCATGCGGGTGCTGGGGCGCTGGATGCGCATGATCACCATCCCCAACCAGTCCTCCGTGCCCAAGGTCTGGCAGGAGTTCGATGAGCAGGGGCGGATGAAGCGCTCGGCGCTGTATGACCGGGTGGTGGATGTGATGGAGGAGTTGGTGAAGTTCACGGTGCTCACTCGGGAACACGCCGATTATCTGGTCAATCGCTACAGCGAGCGCCGGGAGCAGGGCGAGGCCGCCAGTGCGGCGGTGCGCGACATTCTGGCTCGGGCCAGCGACTAG
- the arsB gene encoding ACR3 family arsenite efflux transporter: MSSDSSQAVPQVDDAPDVKAGMGLFERFLTLWVALAIIAGIALGQWAPEVPGALSRFEYAQVSLPVAVLIWAMIFPMMLQVDFAAIAQVRRQPKGLFITTAVNWLIKPFSMFLIAWLFFFVLFAPLIPEALAREYLAGAILLGAAPCTAMVFVWSYLTRGDAGYTLVQVAVNDLIMLFAFAPIVVFLLGVSDIAVPWDTVALSVLLYIAIPLGAGYTTRVVLVGRRGQAWFDRVFLPRIGKVTPIGLVLTLVLLFAFQGEVILRNPLHIALIAVPLIVQTVLIFALAYGWARVWKVPHCIAAPAGMIGASNFFELAVAAAIALFGLQSGAALATVVGVLVEVPVMLALVRYANRTRGKFPA; this comes from the coding sequence ATGAGCAGCGATTCCAGCCAGGCCGTCCCCCAGGTCGACGATGCGCCGGATGTGAAAGCGGGCATGGGGCTCTTCGAGCGCTTCCTGACCCTGTGGGTGGCCTTGGCGATCATCGCCGGTATCGCCCTGGGGCAGTGGGCGCCGGAGGTGCCCGGGGCCCTCTCGCGCTTCGAGTATGCGCAGGTTTCCCTCCCGGTGGCGGTGCTGATCTGGGCGATGATCTTCCCGATGATGCTGCAGGTGGACTTCGCCGCCATCGCGCAGGTGCGTCGCCAGCCCAAGGGCTTGTTCATCACCACGGCGGTGAACTGGTTGATCAAGCCCTTCAGCATGTTTCTGATTGCCTGGCTATTTTTCTTCGTGCTGTTCGCGCCGCTGATTCCCGAAGCCCTGGCGCGAGAGTATCTGGCCGGGGCGATTCTGCTGGGCGCGGCGCCCTGCACGGCCATGGTCTTCGTCTGGAGCTATCTCACCCGGGGCGATGCGGGTTACACCCTGGTGCAGGTGGCGGTGAATGACCTGATCATGTTGTTCGCCTTCGCGCCCATCGTGGTGTTCCTGCTCGGGGTGAGCGATATAGCCGTGCCCTGGGATACGGTGGCTCTCTCGGTGCTGCTCTACATCGCCATCCCGCTGGGTGCGGGATATACCACGCGCGTGGTGTTGGTGGGCCGCCGGGGGCAGGCCTGGTTCGATCGGGTGTTCTTGCCACGCATCGGCAAGGTGACGCCGATTGGCCTGGTGCTCACCCTGGTTCTGTTGTTCGCCTTCCAGGGTGAGGTAATCCTGCGCAACCCGCTGCATATCGCCCTGATCGCGGTGCCGCTGATCGTGCAGACGGTGCTGATCTTCGCCCTGGCCTATGGTTGGGCGCGGGTGTGGAAGGTGCCGCACTGCATCGCTGCGCCGGCGGGGATGATCGGCGCGAGCAATTTCTTCGAGCTGGCCGTGGCCGCGGCGATCGCCCTGTTCGGGCTACAGTCCGGGGCGGCGCTGGCCACGGTGGTGGGGGTGTTGGTGGAAGTGCCGGTGATGCTGGCGCTGGTGCGGTATGCGAACCGCACGCGGGGGAAATTCCCGGCTTGA
- the argF gene encoding ornithine carbamoyltransferase, producing the protein MPVRHFLSLTDFTREELLALIRRAAELKAMQHRGELHEPLRNRVLGMIFEKSSTRTRVSFEAGMAQLGGHAIFLSPRDSQLGRGEPIEDTSRVLSGMVDAVMIRTFGHETLERFAAVARVPVINGLSDLFHPCQLLADMQTWFEHRGDIAGRTVAWVGDGNNMCNSYIRAARCFDFQLRIACPGGYEPPAELLAEGGERVSLHQDPREAVTGTDLVVTDVWASMGQEEEQAKRVQAFADYCVDETLMRLAAEDALFMHCLPAHRGEEVSAGVIDGPQSVVWDEAENRLHAQKALLEMLVAPAQSV; encoded by the coding sequence ATGCCCGTGCGCCATTTTCTGAGCCTGACCGACTTCACCCGCGAGGAATTGCTCGCCCTGATCCGCCGTGCCGCCGAACTCAAGGCGATGCAGCACCGCGGCGAGCTGCACGAGCCGCTGCGCAACCGCGTGCTGGGGATGATCTTCGAGAAATCCTCCACCCGCACCCGGGTTTCCTTCGAGGCGGGCATGGCGCAGCTGGGGGGGCACGCGATCTTCCTCTCGCCCCGGGACAGCCAGCTGGGCCGCGGCGAACCCATCGAGGACACCAGCCGCGTGCTCTCGGGCATGGTCGATGCGGTGATGATCCGCACCTTCGGCCACGAGACCCTGGAGCGCTTCGCCGCCGTCGCCCGGGTGCCGGTGATCAACGGCCTGAGCGATCTGTTCCACCCCTGCCAGCTGCTGGCCGACATGCAGACCTGGTTCGAGCACCGCGGCGACATCGCCGGGCGCACCGTGGCCTGGGTGGGCGATGGCAACAATATGTGCAATTCCTACATCCGCGCCGCCCGCTGCTTCGACTTCCAGCTGCGCATCGCCTGCCCAGGGGGTTACGAGCCGCCGGCGGAGCTGCTCGCCGAGGGCGGCGAACGGGTCAGCCTGCACCAGGACCCCCGCGAGGCGGTCACCGGCACCGATCTGGTGGTCACCGATGTCTGGGCCAGCATGGGCCAGGAAGAGGAGCAGGCGAAACGAGTGCAGGCCTTCGCCGATTACTGCGTGGACGAGACGCTGATGCGCCTCGCCGCCGAGGATGCGCTTTTCATGCACTGCCTGCCCGCCCACCGGGGCGAGGAAGTCAGCGCCGGGGTGATCGACGGCCCCCAGAGCGTGGTCTGGGACGAGGCGGAGAACCGCCTGCACGCCCAGAAGGCGTTGCTGGAAATGCTGGTGGCGCCGGCGCAGAGCGTTTAA
- a CDS encoding acetylornithine transaminase: MSDYLMPTYARLPVAFVRGEGCWLWDADGKRYLDGLSGIAVSGLGHSHPRLVAALQDQVGQLLHTSNLYRVPLQEQLAERLCGLAGMERAFFCNSGAEANEAAIKIARLHAHQRGNQSPVILTTERSFHGRTLGTLSATGNTKAREGFGPHMPGFTQVPYNDLQAVEAAGDADPNICAVLVEPVQGEGGVTPAREGYLAGLRALCDRRGWLLMFDEVQTGIARTGEWFGFQHETAQPDVLTLAKGLGSGVPVGACLARGSAAETFGPGSHGSTFGGNPLACRAALATLETISDKALVQRAASLGAGLRERFEAALAGRPILREIRGRGLMLGLVLDRPCTELVRRALDRGLLINVTAESVVRLLPPLVMSDAEADELADRLIELINEFAANNA; encoded by the coding sequence ATGAGCGATTACCTGATGCCCACCTACGCCCGCCTGCCCGTCGCCTTCGTGCGGGGCGAGGGCTGCTGGTTGTGGGACGCCGACGGCAAGCGTTATCTGGACGGGCTCAGCGGCATCGCCGTGAGCGGTCTGGGCCATAGCCACCCGCGCCTGGTGGCCGCGCTGCAGGACCAGGTGGGGCAGTTGCTGCACACCTCCAATCTGTACCGCGTCCCGCTGCAGGAACAGCTGGCGGAGCGCCTGTGCGGGCTCGCGGGCATGGAGCGCGCCTTCTTCTGCAACTCCGGCGCCGAAGCCAACGAGGCGGCGATCAAGATCGCCCGCCTGCACGCCCATCAGCGCGGCAACCAGAGCCCGGTGATCCTCACCACCGAGCGCAGCTTCCATGGCCGCACCCTGGGCACCCTGAGCGCCACCGGCAACACCAAGGCCCGTGAAGGCTTCGGCCCGCACATGCCCGGCTTCACCCAAGTGCCCTACAACGACCTGCAGGCCGTGGAGGCCGCCGGTGATGCCGATCCGAACATCTGCGCCGTGCTGGTGGAGCCCGTGCAGGGCGAAGGCGGCGTGACCCCGGCTCGGGAAGGCTATCTTGCCGGCCTGCGCGCGCTGTGCGACCGACGCGGCTGGCTGCTGATGTTCGATGAAGTGCAGACCGGCATCGCCCGCACCGGCGAGTGGTTCGGCTTCCAGCATGAGACGGCGCAGCCCGATGTCCTGACCCTGGCCAAGGGCCTGGGCAGCGGCGTGCCCGTGGGGGCGTGCCTGGCACGGGGCAGCGCCGCCGAGACCTTCGGCCCCGGCAGCCACGGCTCCACCTTCGGCGGGAATCCGCTGGCCTGCCGTGCGGCGCTGGCCACCCTGGAGACCATCAGTGACAAGGCCCTGGTGCAGCGTGCCGCCAGCCTGGGCGCGGGGCTGCGGGAGCGCTTTGAGGCGGCCCTGGCCGGCCGCCCCATCCTGCGCGAAATCCGTGGCCGCGGCCTCATGCTCGGTCTGGTGCTGGATCGCCCCTGTACCGAGCTGGTGCGGCGGGCACTGGATCGCGGCCTGCTGATCAACGTCACCGCGGAATCCGTGGTGCGCCTGCTGCCGCCGCTGGTGATGAGCGATGCCGAGGCCGATGAGCTGGCCGACCGACTCATCGAGTTGATCAACGAATTTGCGGCGAATAACGCCTGA
- a CDS encoding superoxide dismutase, with amino-acid sequence MKHELPQLPYAMNALEPHVSQETLEYHYGKHHQAYVDKTNSLIEGTEHADLPLEELIKKASGVLFNQAAQIWNHTFYWHSMSPNGGGQPSGSLAAAIDKAFGSFEEFKKQFNEKSAGNFGSGWGWLVKNKSDGSVEIRQTSNADTPLTDDSVVPLFTCDVWEHAYYIDYRNARPKYLESFWNLVNWDFAQQNYDK; translated from the coding sequence ATGAAACACGAACTTCCCCAGCTTCCCTATGCCATGAACGCCCTGGAGCCGCACGTCTCCCAGGAAACCCTGGAATACCATTACGGCAAGCACCACCAGGCCTATGTGGACAAGACCAACAGCCTGATCGAAGGCACCGAGCATGCCGATCTGCCGCTGGAAGAGCTGATCAAGAAGGCTTCCGGCGTGCTGTTCAACCAGGCCGCCCAGATCTGGAACCACACCTTCTACTGGCACAGCATGAGCCCCAACGGCGGCGGCCAGCCCAGCGGCTCCCTGGCGGCGGCCATCGACAAGGCCTTCGGCTCCTTCGAGGAATTCAAGAAGCAGTTCAACGAGAAGAGCGCCGGCAACTTCGGTTCCGGCTGGGGCTGGTTGGTGAAAAACAAGTCCGACGGTTCCGTGGAAATCCGTCAGACCAGCAACGCCGACACCCCGCTGACCGACGACTCCGTGGTGCCGCTGTTCACCTGCGACGTCTGGGAGCACGCCTACTACATCGATTACCGCAACGCGCGGCCGAAGTACCTGGAGAGCTTCTGGAACCTGGTCAACTGGGACTTCGCCCAGCAGAACTACGACAAGTAA
- a CDS encoding hydantoinase B/oxoprolinase family protein: protein MNPVELGIFSSRLGAVCDEMGAVLQRSAFSPNIRDRLDFSCAVFDAEGALAAQAAHIPVHLGSMAYAMGDLVQAMDWRPGDMVVLNDPYLGGTHLPDVTLVAPVFIEEQLLGFVANRAHHADIGAITPGSMPLSSRLEEEGVVIPPSYLYRAGELCEELLARIAGATRNARQTRGDFSAQASSARTGVGRLQALVRALGVEAYLRGLTALNDYAERLVRAALAELPAGEFRYTDYLDDDGQGNVDLPVSVTVRVGAEGIRVDFTGTAPQTSGNINCPVSVAAAAVYYVFRCLMPPQTPACAGAFRPVSLSVPDGCLLNARRPAAVAAGNVETSTRVVDALMGALAQALPERLAGASHGSMNNLAMGAPEGEPAWDYYETLGGGMGAGERGGGLDAVQTHMTNTLNTPVEALEMAYPLRVRHYGVRRGSGGAGRRAGGCGLVREYEFLAPAVVTLLTERRRHRPWGLAGGEPGAAGRNLLNGETLPPKATVRVASGDRLRVETPGGGGWGNPEPFVRSEQEIGR from the coding sequence ATGAACCCGGTGGAACTAGGTATTTTCTCCTCCCGCCTCGGTGCGGTGTGTGACGAGATGGGCGCGGTGCTTCAGCGCAGCGCCTTCTCGCCCAATATCCGCGATCGGCTGGATTTTTCCTGCGCGGTGTTCGACGCGGAAGGCGCGCTGGCTGCCCAGGCGGCGCACATTCCCGTGCACCTGGGCAGCATGGCCTATGCCATGGGCGATCTGGTGCAGGCAATGGACTGGCGGCCCGGGGACATGGTGGTGCTCAATGACCCCTACCTGGGCGGCACGCATCTGCCGGACGTGACCCTGGTGGCGCCGGTGTTCATCGAAGAGCAGCTGCTCGGCTTCGTCGCCAACCGCGCCCACCATGCCGATATTGGCGCCATTACTCCCGGCTCCATGCCCCTGTCCTCGCGGCTGGAAGAGGAGGGCGTGGTAATTCCGCCCAGCTATCTGTATCGCGCCGGCGAGCTCTGCGAGGAGCTGCTGGCGCGGATCGCCGGCGCCACGCGCAATGCGCGCCAGACTCGGGGGGATTTCTCGGCCCAGGCCAGCTCCGCGCGCACCGGGGTGGGGCGCCTGCAGGCGCTGGTGCGCGCACTGGGGGTGGAGGCGTATCTGCGCGGGCTGACGGCGCTCAATGATTACGCCGAGCGGCTGGTGCGCGCGGCGTTGGCGGAACTGCCCGCGGGCGAGTTTCGCTATACCGACTATCTGGACGACGATGGCCAGGGCAACGTGGACCTGCCGGTGAGCGTGACTGTCCGGGTGGGCGCCGAGGGCATTCGCGTGGATTTCACCGGCACCGCGCCGCAGACGTCGGGCAATATCAACTGCCCGGTATCCGTGGCCGCGGCGGCCGTGTACTACGTCTTCCGTTGCCTGATGCCGCCCCAGACGCCGGCCTGTGCGGGCGCCTTCCGCCCGGTAAGCCTGAGCGTGCCGGACGGCTGCCTGCTCAACGCCCGTCGCCCCGCGGCGGTGGCCGCGGGCAATGTGGAGACCTCCACCCGAGTGGTGGACGCCCTGATGGGCGCGCTGGCCCAGGCGCTGCCGGAGCGTTTGGCGGGCGCCAGCCACGGCAGCATGAACAATCTGGCCATGGGTGCGCCGGAAGGCGAGCCAGCCTGGGATTACTACGAGACTCTGGGCGGCGGCATGGGGGCCGGGGAGCGCGGCGGTGGGCTGGATGCGGTGCAGACCCACATGACCAACACCCTGAACACCCCGGTGGAGGCGTTGGAGATGGCGTATCCGCTGCGGGTCCGCCACTATGGTGTGCGGCGAGGTTCCGGTGGCGCGGGGCGGCGCGCCGGAGGTTGCGGCCTGGTCCGGGAGTACGAGTTTCTCGCCCCCGCGGTGGTGACGCTGCTCACAGAGCGGCGCCGGCATCGCCCCTGGGGCCTTGCCGGCGGAGAGCCGGGGGCGGCGGGGCGGAATTTGCTCAACGGCGAGACGCTGCCACCGAAGGCCACCGTGCGAGTGGCGTCGGGGGACCGGCTAAGGGTGGAGACGCCCGGGGGCGGGGGCTGGGGGAACCCTGAGCCGTTCGTCAGGTCAGAACAGGAGATCGGGCGATAA
- the grxD gene encoding Grx4 family monothiol glutaredoxin, protein MSDVQARIKQQVGENPIILYMKGTPQFPQCGFSMRASQALAACGREFAYVNVLEDPEVREGIKVFGDWPTIPQLYINGELVGGCDIILEMYESGDLAKAVEAIEA, encoded by the coding sequence ATGAGCGACGTACAGGCTCGCATCAAGCAGCAGGTGGGCGAGAACCCCATCATTCTCTACATGAAGGGCACCCCGCAGTTCCCCCAGTGCGGTTTTTCCATGCGTGCCTCCCAGGCACTGGCCGCCTGCGGCCGGGAATTCGCCTATGTGAACGTGCTTGAAGACCCGGAGGTGCGCGAGGGCATCAAGGTCTTCGGTGACTGGCCCACCATTCCGCAGCTCTACATCAATGGCGAGTTGGTGGGTGGCTGCGACATCATCCTGGAAATGTACGAAAGCGGCGATTTGGCGAAGGCCGTGGAAGCTATCGAGGCCTGA
- the rnt gene encoding ribonuclease T: MSEEFTAENPLADVNTRISKRFRGYLPVVVDIETGGLNAATDAMLQIAAVVLRMDRQDRIYPAATYSTHVEAFEGANLDPKSLEFNGIDPDHPLRMAIPEKEALRKIFRPIREELGLTGCKRAILVGHNAFFDMGFLNAAVERTNFKRNPFHPFSCFDTATLGGLAYGQTVLRRAVEASGEGWNSREAHSAIYDAEKTADLFCNIVNRWDAAFGFPGE, encoded by the coding sequence GTGTCCGAGGAATTTACCGCCGAGAACCCGCTCGCCGACGTCAACACCCGTATCTCCAAGCGCTTTCGCGGCTACCTGCCCGTAGTGGTGGATATCGAGACCGGCGGGCTGAACGCCGCCACCGACGCCATGCTGCAGATCGCCGCGGTGGTGCTGCGCATGGACCGCCAGGACCGGATCTACCCGGCGGCCACCTACTCCACCCATGTGGAAGCCTTCGAAGGTGCCAACCTGGACCCCAAATCGCTGGAGTTCAACGGCATAGACCCGGACCACCCGTTGCGCATGGCCATCCCGGAAAAGGAGGCGCTGCGCAAGATATTCCGCCCCATTCGCGAGGAGCTGGGCCTGACCGGCTGCAAGCGGGCCATTCTGGTGGGGCACAACGCCTTTTTCGACATGGGCTTTCTCAACGCCGCAGTGGAGCGCACCAACTTCAAGCGCAACCCCTTCCACCCGTTCAGCTGCTTCGACACCGCCACCCTGGGCGGGCTGGCCTACGGGCAGACCGTGCTGCGCCGCGCGGTGGAGGCCTCCGGCGAAGGCTGGAACAGCCGCGAAGCCCACTCGGCGATCTACGACGCCGAGAAGACCGCGGACCTGTTCTGCAACATCGTCAACCGCTGGGACGCGGCCTTCGGTTTCCCCGGGGAATAG
- the pyrC gene encoding dihydroorotase, which translates to MDELTLTRPDDWHLHLRDGEALQAVAPHTARQFARAIVMPNLRPPVTSTEQALAYRERILAALPAGSDFQPLMTLYLTDNTTPAEIARARASGHVYGIKLYPAGATTNSDAGVTELAHCESALRAMADCGLPLLVHAEVTDPGVDIFDRETVFIGQRLAPLIERIPELRVVFEHITTAAAAEFVQQAPDTVGATITPQHLLLNRNDLLVGGVQPHHYCLPILKRETDRKALLAAATSGNPKFFLGTDSAPHPRHAKESDCGCAGCYSAHAALELYAEAFEQAGALDKLEGFASHHGPDFYRLPRNQGTVTLRRQPWTVPEHYRFGEEQLVPLRAGGQLAWQLAD; encoded by the coding sequence GTGGACGAGCTGACCCTCACGCGCCCCGACGACTGGCATCTGCACCTGCGCGACGGCGAGGCCCTGCAGGCGGTCGCGCCCCATACCGCGCGCCAGTTCGCCCGCGCCATCGTGATGCCCAACCTCAGGCCGCCGGTGACCAGCACCGAGCAGGCCCTGGCCTATCGCGAGCGCATCCTCGCCGCCCTGCCCGCCGGCAGCGACTTCCAGCCGCTGATGACGCTCTATCTCACCGATAACACCACGCCGGCGGAGATCGCGCGCGCTCGGGCCAGCGGCCATGTCTACGGCATCAAACTCTACCCGGCGGGCGCGACCACCAACTCCGACGCCGGCGTCACTGAGCTGGCCCATTGCGAGAGCGCCCTGCGCGCCATGGCCGACTGCGGCCTGCCCCTGCTGGTGCACGCCGAGGTCACCGACCCCGGAGTGGATATCTTCGACCGGGAAACCGTGTTCATCGGCCAGCGCCTGGCGCCGCTGATCGAACGCATACCCGAACTGCGGGTGGTCTTCGAGCACATCACCACCGCCGCGGCCGCGGAGTTCGTGCAGCAGGCCCCCGACACGGTGGGCGCGACCATCACGCCCCAGCATCTGCTGCTCAACCGCAACGACCTGCTGGTGGGTGGGGTGCAGCCGCACCATTACTGCCTGCCCATCCTGAAACGCGAGACGGACCGCAAGGCTCTGCTGGCGGCAGCCACTTCCGGCAACCCGAAGTTCTTCCTGGGCACGGATTCCGCGCCCCACCCGCGCCACGCCAAGGAATCCGACTGCGGCTGCGCCGGCTGCTACTCCGCTCACGCCGCGTTGGAACTCTACGCCGAAGCCTTCGAGCAGGCCGGCGCGCTGGACAAGCTGGAAGGCTTCGCCAGCCACCACGGTCCCGATTTCTACCGTCTGCCCCGCAACCAGGGCACGGTCACCCTGCGTCGCCAGCCGTGGACGGTGCCGGAACACTACCGCTTCGGCGAGGAACAGCTGGTGCCCCTGCGCGCCGGCGGCCAGCTTGCCTGGCAGCTGGCCGACTAA
- a CDS encoding argininosuccinate synthase has product MSDIKKVVLAYSGGLDTSVILKWLEDTYGCEVVTFTADLGQGEELEPARAKAEAFGIKDIYIDDLREEFVRDYVFPMFRANAIYEGEYLLGTSIARPLIAKRQIEIARETGADAVCHGATGKGNDQVRFELGYYGLEPGIKVIAPWREWDLNSREKLLAYAEQHGISIEGKQEGGSPYSMDANLLHISYEGGVLEDPWTPSEESMWRWSVSPEQAPDQPTEIEIEFEQGDPVAIDGERLSPATLLERLNKLGGDNGIGRIDIVENRYVGMKSRGCYETPGGTILLRAHRAIESITLDRESAHLKDSIMPKYAEMIYNGYWWSPEREAMQALIDATQKTVNGVVRLKLYKGNVDVVGRKSERNSLFDTRIATFEDDAGAYDQKDAEGFIRLNALRLKLAAAKRGG; this is encoded by the coding sequence ATGAGCGACATCAAGAAGGTTGTTTTGGCGTATTCCGGGGGGCTGGACACCTCGGTCATTCTCAAGTGGCTGGAAGATACCTATGGCTGCGAGGTGGTGACGTTCACCGCCGACCTGGGCCAGGGCGAGGAGCTCGAGCCGGCGCGCGCCAAGGCCGAAGCCTTCGGCATCAAGGACATCTACATCGATGACCTGCGCGAGGAGTTCGTGCGGGACTACGTCTTCCCCATGTTCCGCGCCAACGCCATCTACGAGGGCGAGTACCTGCTGGGCACCTCCATCGCCCGGCCGCTGATCGCCAAGCGCCAGATCGAGATCGCCCGCGAGACCGGCGCCGACGCCGTCTGCCATGGGGCCACCGGCAAGGGCAACGACCAGGTGCGCTTCGAGCTCGGCTACTACGGCCTGGAGCCGGGCATCAAGGTCATCGCCCCGTGGCGCGAGTGGGATTTGAACTCCCGGGAGAAGCTGCTGGCCTACGCCGAGCAGCACGGCATCTCCATCGAGGGCAAGCAGGAGGGCGGCTCGCCCTACTCCATGGACGCCAATCTGCTGCACATCTCCTACGAGGGCGGTGTGCTGGAAGATCCCTGGACGCCCAGCGAGGAGTCCATGTGGCGCTGGAGCGTGTCGCCGGAACAGGCGCCGGATCAGCCCACCGAGATCGAGATCGAGTTCGAGCAAGGCGACCCGGTGGCCATCGACGGCGAGCGTCTGAGCCCCGCCACACTGCTCGAGCGGCTGAACAAGCTGGGCGGCGACAACGGCATAGGCCGCATCGACATCGTCGAGAACCGCTACGTGGGCATGAAGTCCCGCGGCTGCTACGAAACCCCCGGCGGTACCATCCTGCTGCGCGCGCATCGGGCCATCGAGTCCATCACCCTGGACCGGGAGTCCGCGCATCTGAAGGACTCGATCATGCCGAAGTACGCGGAAATGATCTATAACGGTTATTGGTGGAGCCCGGAGCGTGAAGCCATGCAGGCCCTGATCGACGCCACCCAGAAGACCGTCAACGGCGTGGTGCGTCTGAAGCTTTACAAGGGCAACGTGGACGTGGTGGGCCGCAAGTCCGAGCGCAACAGCTTGTTCGACACCCGTATCGCCACCTTCGAGGATGATGCCGGCGCCTACGACCAGAAGGACGCCGAAGGCTTCATCCGGCTGAACGCATTGAGACTGAAGCTGGCGGCTGCCAAGCGGGGCGGCTGA